The following proteins are encoded in a genomic region of Brachionichthys hirsutus isolate HB-005 chromosome 14, CSIRO-AGI_Bhir_v1, whole genome shotgun sequence:
- the slc4a2b gene encoding anion exchange protein 2b yields MSEPEAPAGSSPHGPLRPEEEDDGDLNKSLGVRRFQQILSPTPAVPDEQHHGYHEEDIEYHRHSSHHSHRPLSKLPPDGRKKKSRKRRRDKDHKSSHVSGGGGTIEEGEDEEDEDEEEEEGEGTETTPAPAESETAEDVEFFLSDEDHAVGRDRERLGASRELEAAPQSGEGAAAEDASSSDKPAPPDASPELPALVRQSSRGYDLQERRRTGNMTGAEQTKYQRVPTDESEAQTLASADLDGIKSHRFEDVPGVRRHLVRKSTKGQMVHVGKDHREPTCRSRKHDRTPHEPLPLVLYRSASRIGGVLMDADHFQMVPYQKVFVELNELTMDKNQEMQWKETARWIKFEEDVEEETDRWGKPHVASLSFRSLLELRRTISHGAVLLDLDQKTLPGIAHQVVEQMIISDQIKAEDRANVLRALLLKHSHPSDEKEHASTFPRNISAASLGSLITHHHGANHSHQPEPSVTDPLMGTVHATGDADARVEIEKNDLQKEAALTPGMHRSKSKHELKLLEKIPENAEATVVLVGSVDFLEQPTMAFVRLQQAVELESVLEVPVPVRFLFVLLGPATTSMDYHQIGRSISTLMSDKQFHEAAYLADERQDLLNAINSFLDCSIVLPPSEMGGDELLRSVARFQREMLRKREEQEVKEPKSLEEKQALLTPEKKPDDPLERTRRPFGGLVRDVWRRYPKYLSDFKDALNSQCMAAILFIYFAALSPAITFGGLLGEKTEGFIGVSELIVSTSIQGVLFCLLGAQPLLVVGFSGPLLVFEEAFYSFCKSNGIEYLTGRVWIGFWLVVIVVVTVAFEGSFLVRFVSRFTQEIFSFLISLIFICETFIKLGKIFRDHPLKRCSLSNGTEAENITVAPSNGSESVRVGVQGEPNTALLSLVLMAGTFFIAFYLRKFKNSAFFPGRFRRIIGDFGVPIAILVMVLVDYVINDTYTQKLSVPRGLSVTSPSKRGWVISPLGSDGDFPVWMMFGCCLPALLVFILIFMETQITTLIVSKKERMLVKGSGFHLDLLLIVALGGGSALFGLPWMAAATVRSVTHVNALTVMSKAVAPGDKPRIQEVKEQRVTGLLVAILVGMSIVIGDLLRQIPLAVLFGIFLYMGVMSLNGIQLTERMMLLLMPPKYHPDHTYVRKVRTLRMHLFTCIQVVCLAALWAVMSTQASLAFPFILILTVPVKMLLLPRIFTGREMACLDADDAEPKFDDRECHDEYSEMHMPV; encoded by the exons ATGAGCGAG CCAGAGGCGCCTGCTGGCTCGTCACCGCACGGGCCTCTTCGtcctgaagaggaggatgacggGGACCTGAACAAGTCTCTGGGCGTCCGGCGGTTCCAGCAGATCCTCAGCCCGACTCCTGCGGTACCCGACGAGCAGCACCACGGCTACCACGAGGAGGACATCGAAT accaccGCCACTCCTCTCACCACAGCCACCGGCCTCTGTCCAAGCTGCCCCCGGATGGacggaagaagaagagcaggaaaaGGAGAAGGGACAAGGATCACAAAAGCAGCCACGtttccggcggcggcggcaccatagaggagggcgaggacgaggaggatgaggacgaggaggaggaggagggggaggggacgGAGACGACTCCCGCTCCGGCTGAATCTGAAACGGCCGAAGATGTGGAG TTCTTCCTTTCCGACGAAGACCACGCGGTCGGACGCGACCGGGAGCGTCTCGGCGCGTCCCGCGAGCTGGAAGCGGCGCCGCAGTCTGGGGAGGGGGCGGCCGCTGAGGATGCCTCCTCTTCAGA TAAGCCGGCGCCACCGGACGCCTCGCCTGAACTCCCCGCACTCGTCCGGCAGTCCAGCCGAGGCTACGACCTTCAGGAGCGCCGGCGCACGGGCAACATGACGGGGGCCGAGCAGACCAAGTACCAGCGCGTCCCCACCGATGAGAGCGAGGCTCAGACGCTGGCCTCCGCCGACCTGGACGGCATCAAGA gtcatCGCTTCGAGGATGTTCCCGGCGTGCGCAGACACCTGGTCAGAAAGAGCACCAAGGGTCAGATGGTGCACGTCGGCAAAGACCACAGAGAGCCGACCTGTCGCAGCCGAAAGCACGACCGAACCCCACACGAG CCGCTACCGCTGGTTCTGTACCGCTCTGCCTCGCGGATAGGAGGCGTCCTGATGGACGCCGATCACTTTCAAATGGTTCCGTACCAGAAG GTGTTCGTGGAGCTGAATGAGCTGACCATGGACAAGAACCAAGAGATGCAGTGGAAGGAGACGGCCCGATGGATCAAGTTtgaggaggacgtggaggaGGAGACCGACCGTTGGGGGAAGCCGCACGTGGCCTCGTTGTCTTTTCGCAGCTTGCTGGAGCTCCGGAGGACAATCTCGCACG GCGcggttctgttggacctggaCCAGAAGACCCTGCCCGGGATCGCTCACCAGGTGGTGGAACAGATGATTATTTCTGACCAGATCAAAGCTGAGGACCGAGCCAACGTCCTGAGGGCCCTGCTGCTGAAGcacag CCACCCGAGCGATGAGAAGGAGCACGCTAGCACCTTCCCCAGGAACATCTCGGCAGCCAGCCTGGGCAGCCTGATAACGCACCACCACGGCGCCAATCACAGCCACCAGCCGGAGCCATCGGTGACCGACCCGCTCATGGGGACCGTCCACGCCACGGGGGACGCCGACGCGCGCGTCGAGATTGAAAAGAACGATTTGCAG AAGGAAGCCGCCTTGACCCCCGGCATGCATCGCTCCAAATCCAAACACGAGCTGAAGCTGCTGGAGAAGATCCCAGAAAACGCCGAGGCCACCGTCGTCCTTGTGG GCAGCGTGGACTTCCTGGAGCAGCCCACCATGGCGTTTGTGCGCCTGCAGCAGGCGGTGGAGCTGGAGTCCGTGCTGGAGGTCCCCGTCCCGGTCAGGTTCCTCTTCGTTTTGCTGGGACCCGCTACAACGAGCATGGACTATCACCAGATAGGACGTTCCATCTCCACGCTGATGTCTGACAAG CAATTCCACGAGGCGGCCTACCTGGCGGACGAAAGGCAGGACCTGCTGAACGCCATCAACAGCTTCCTGGACTGCAGCATCGTGCTTCCGCCTTCGGAGATGGGCGGcgacgagctgctgcgttccgTCGCTCGCTTTCAGAGGGAGATGCTGCGCaagcgggaggagcaggaggtcaAGGAGCCGAAAAGTCTGGAGGAAAAGC AGGCTCTCCTGACCCCCGAGAAAAAGCCCGACGACCCTTTGGAGCGGACCAGACGCCCCTTCGGAGGCCTGGTGCGAGACGTGTGGCGCCGTTACCCGAAGTACCTCAGTGACTTCAAGGACGCCCTGAACAGCCAGTGCATGGCGGCCATCCTCTTCATCTACTTCGCGGCGCTCTCGCCAGCCATAACGTTCGGCGGCCTGCTGG GTGAGAAGACGGAAGGTTTCATCGGCGTTTCTGAGCTGATCGTGTCGACGTCGATCCAGGGCGTGCTCTTCTGCCTGCTCGGAGCGCAGCCGCTGCTCGTTGTGGGCTTCTCCGGACCCCTGCTGGTGTTTGAAGAAGCGTTTTACAGC TTCTGCAAATCAAACGGCATCGAGTACCTGACGGGCCGCGTCTGGATCGGGTTCTGGCTCGTCGTCATCGTGGTCGTCACGGTGGCCTTCGAGGGAAGCTTCCTGGTCCGCTTTGTGTCCCGCTTCACCCAGGAGatcttctccttcctcatctccctcatcttcatctgcgAGACCTTCATCAAACTGGGCAAG ATTTTCAGGGACCACCCACTGAAGCGTTGTTCCCTCAGCAACGGCACGGAAGCGGAAAATATCACGGTTGCCCCGAGCAACGGCAGCGAATCCGTGAGGGTGGGGGTCCAGGGGGAGCCCAACACGGCGCTGCTCTCCCTGGTTCTTATGGCCGGGACGTTCTTCATCGCTTTCTACCTGCGCAAGTTCAAGAACAGCGCGTTCTTCCCGGGGAGG tTTCGCAGGATCATCGGAGACTTCGGCGTTCCGATTGCCATCCTCGTCATGGTCCTGGTGGATTACGTCATAAACGACACGTACACGCAG AAGCTGAGCGTTCCTCGAGGCTTGTCCGTGACGAGTCCCAGCAAGCGCGGCTGGGTCATCAGCCCTCTGGGTTCAGACGGCGATTTCCCCGTCTGGATGATGTTCGGCTGCTGCCTGCCGGCGCTGCTggtcttcatcctcatcttcatggaGACTCAGATCACCAC CCTGATCGTGAGCAAGAAGGAGCGGATGCTGGTGAAGGGTTCCGGCTTCCACCTCGACCTGCTGCTGATCGTGGCGCTCGGGGGCGGCTCGGCTCTGTTCGGCCTGCCGTGGATGGCCGCCGCCACCGTTCGCTCGGTGACCCACGTCAACGCCCTGACCGTCATGAGCAAGGCCGTCGCCCCCGGAGACAAGCCTCGCATccaggaggtgaaggagcagAGGGTCACGGGGCTCCTGGTGGCCATCTTGGTCG GTATGTCTATTGTGATCGGCGACCTGCTGCGCCAGATCCCCCTGGCGGTGTTGTTTGGCATCTTCCTCTACATGGGCGTGATGTCGCTCAATGGAATCCAGCTCACGGAgaggatgatgctgctgctcatgCCGCCGAAGTATCACCCCGACCACACCTACGTACGCAAG GTCCGCACGCTGCGCATGCACCTGTTCACCTGCATCCAGGTGGTGTGTCTGGCAGCTCTGTGGGCCGTCATGTCGACCCAGGCGTCGCTGGCGTTccccttcatcctcatcctcaccgtCCCCGTCAAGATGCTCCTGCTGCCCCGCATCTTCACCGGCAGAGAGATGGCCTGC CTGGATGCAGACGACGCGGAGCCCAAGTTTGACGATCGCGAGTGTCACGACGAATACTCCGAGATGCACATGCCAGTGTGA
- the LOC137904004 gene encoding retinoic acid receptor responder protein 2-like — MAALLLLLFGLQALIFSGNSQENNYDRLPETFRNGVDLALEKLHSHARIQHHFLFFKSVLQSDMEPGFDVKYIYHHFYLKATRCPRGTTNSTSCRFRNDRPLMDCIACYKTFREAVEPEPKPYIHCVHRTTLTPETRKTREKHCYELGYRSGSTILLASTGNK; from the exons ATggctgctttgctgctgctgctgttcggCCTCCAAGCGTTGATCTTTTCCGGCAACAGCCAGGAGAACAACTACGACAGACTCCCCGAAACCTTCAGGAACGGCGTGGACCTCGCCCTGGAGAAGCTCCACTCCCATGCCAGAATCCAGCaccattttctcttcttcaaaAGCGTCTTACAGTCCGACATGGAG CCTGGGTTCGATGTGAAATATATCTACCACCACTTTTACCTGAAAGCCACCCGCTGTCCAAGAGGAACGACCAACTCCACGTCTTGTCGGTTCAGAAATGACAGA CCGCTGATGGACTGCATAGCGTGTTACAAAACCTTCAGAGAGGCCGTCGAGCCGGAGCCCAAACCCTACATCCACTGCGTCCACAGGACGACCCTCACGCCG GAGACGAGGAAGACCAGAGAAAAGCACTGCTACGAGCTGGGATACAGGAGCGGAAGCACGATTCTCCTGGCATCAACGGGAAATAAGTGA
- the LOC137903855 gene encoding B-type lectin plumieribetin-like, which yields MSRNYMSKNDELRRGDFMVSNNGRWKAIFQDDANFVIYDDGEATWASNTCRSDGFRLCLQGNCNLVLYNKNNVARWMSKSGRLETNMCHLQLTDDGKLELYREAEKIWCSAESTGKIL from the exons ATGAGCAGGAACTACATGTCCAAAAATGATGAGCTCCGCAGGGGAGACTTCATGGTGTCCAACAACGGAAGGTGGAAAGCTATTTTCCAG GATGATGCTAACTTTGTCATCTATGATGATGGAGAGGCCACCTGGGCTTCAAACACTTGTAGGTCAGATGGCTTCCGCCTGTGTCTGCAGGGTAACTGCAACCTGGTCCtctacaacaaaaataatgtcGCCAGGTGGATGTCAAAGTCTGGCAGGTTGGAGACCAACATGTGTCACCTGCAGCTGACCGACGATGGGAAACTGGAGCTGTACAGGGAGGCAGAGAAGATTTGGTGCTCTGCTGAGAGCACCGGGAAGATCCTGTAA
- the LOC137903857 gene encoding B-type lectin plumieribetin-like, giving the protein MSRNYMSKNDELRRGDFMVSNNGRWKAIFQDDANFVIYDDGEATWASNTCGSDGFRLCLQGDCNLVLYSQNDGAVWSTDTYTLEANMCRLQMTDDGKLELSREAEKIWSSADSTGTKF; this is encoded by the exons ATGAGCAGGAACTACATGTCCAAAAATGATGAGCTCCGCAGGGGAGACTTCATGGTGTCCAACAACGGAAGGTGGAAAGCTATTTTCCAG GATGATGCTAACTTTGTCATCTATGATGATGGAGAGGCCACCTGGGCTTCAAACACTTGTGGGTCAGATGGCTTCCGCCTGTGTCTGCAAGGTGACTGCAACCTTGTCCTCTACAGCCAAAACGATGGTGCCGTGTGGAGCACAGACACTTACACATTGGAGGCCAACATGTGTCGCCTGCAGATGACCGACGATGGGAAACTGGAGCTTTCCAGAGAGGCAGAAAAAATCTGGAGCTCTGCTGACAGCACTGGAACGAAATTCTAA
- the LOC137903819 gene encoding B-type lectin plumieribetin-like, which produces MSRNYMSRNDELRRGDSLVSNNGRWKAIFQDDGNFVIYDDGKATWASDTNGSDGFRLCLQGDCNLVLYSQNGGVVWTTDTYTSETNMCHLQLTDDGKLELSREANQLWSSAKNRGWKGY; this is translated from the exons ATGAGCAGGAACTACATGTCCAGAAATGATGAGCTCCGCAGGGGAGACTCCCTGGTGTCCAACAACGGAAGGTGGAAAGCTATTTTCCAG GATGATGGTAACTTTGTCATCTATGATGATGGAAAGGCCACCTGGGCTTCAGACACTAATGGGTCAGATGGCTTCCGCCTGTGTCTGCAAGGTGACTGCAACCTGGTCCTCTACAGCCAAAACGGTGGTGTCGTGTGGACCACAGACACTTACACATCAGAGACCAACATGTGTCACCTGCAGCTGACCGACGATGGGAAACTGGAGCTTTCCAGGGAGGCAAACCAACTCTGGAGCTCTGCTAAGAACAGGGGATGGAAAGGCTACTAA